The Vibrio pomeroyi genome window below encodes:
- a CDS encoding GGDEF domain-containing protein, which produces MKVNRHFSLTFIFGFPAVIATMLLGLIGKNHFDLVKKDIDSEFHRIEEVFKRTTKVVTALDYSFSNYYKSGNPLFLDHNKQVVDGLCQIWPIDVLLLADGKTSDIPSVDIDYMLVGQESLCSETSDSYKSASEKIALAPILSFLSQLDEYHDGVHFIDTSGYVISSPEDFAKGLSKELLSTIKSRPYWQKTANNPDQLTLSGPGYRFDSLDRMISMTIPVFHKGVHQGMLSVDINAGRLLENSNEHLAGRIDIIDTTRSAPIDSAAFYHEISLEGVASHHAMYYELDIAKEIEHFFVYEKDSLIVAIIVYLFSVTIFFYVNSTIERGYFKELAAKDPMTGLLNRRGLEAFWRSDDHDQLFALTVFDIDDFKLINDTYGHDKGDDVIRYMSRQISNSVRSSDVAARFGGEEFVVYMKGDDRETLMRTLERVKNAISAKSVDIVPNGFTVSGGVCIVETEQSKLNFEEIFKYADEKLYVAKTTGKDRLEF; this is translated from the coding sequence ATGAAAGTAAATAGGCACTTTAGCCTTACCTTTATCTTCGGGTTTCCCGCGGTGATCGCGACGATGCTGCTTGGCCTAATCGGAAAGAACCATTTTGATTTGGTTAAAAAAGACATCGACAGCGAGTTTCATCGTATCGAAGAGGTGTTCAAAAGAACCACAAAAGTGGTGACTGCTTTAGACTACAGCTTCTCAAACTACTACAAATCTGGAAACCCTCTCTTTCTCGATCACAACAAACAAGTTGTAGATGGGCTTTGCCAAATCTGGCCTATTGATGTGTTACTCCTCGCGGATGGTAAAACTTCAGACATTCCTTCTGTCGATATCGACTACATGCTGGTCGGCCAAGAATCCCTTTGTTCCGAAACCAGTGATAGCTACAAGAGCGCCTCAGAAAAGATAGCTCTAGCTCCTATTCTTTCATTTTTATCTCAGCTTGATGAATACCACGACGGCGTGCACTTTATTGATACGAGTGGCTATGTGATCTCTTCGCCGGAAGATTTTGCCAAAGGACTGAGTAAAGAACTGCTCTCGACTATAAAGAGTCGTCCTTACTGGCAGAAAACCGCCAACAACCCTGACCAGCTCACGCTCTCTGGCCCTGGCTATCGTTTTGATTCCCTTGACCGCATGATCAGTATGACCATCCCTGTATTCCATAAAGGCGTTCACCAAGGGATGCTGTCGGTGGATATTAATGCTGGCAGGTTGCTTGAGAACTCTAATGAGCATCTGGCTGGTCGAATAGATATTATCGATACCACTCGCTCTGCGCCGATTGATAGTGCGGCTTTCTACCATGAGATTAGCCTCGAAGGTGTCGCATCCCATCATGCCATGTATTACGAATTGGATATTGCCAAAGAGATCGAACATTTTTTCGTGTATGAGAAAGACAGCCTTATCGTTGCTATCATTGTCTATCTTTTCTCTGTAACGATCTTTTTCTACGTCAATTCGACTATTGAACGAGGTTACTTCAAAGAGCTCGCTGCGAAAGACCCAATGACAGGGTTACTTAACCGACGTGGCTTAGAAGCGTTTTGGCGAAGCGACGATCACGATCAATTGTTTGCCTTAACGGTATTTGATATCGATGATTTCAAGTTAATCAATGATACTTATGGGCATGACAAAGGTGATGATGTGATTCGTTATATGTCGCGCCAGATCAGTAACAGTGTTCGAAGCAGCGATGTGGCCGCAAGGTTTGGTGGAGAAGAGTTTGTCGTTTACATGAAAGGTGATGATCGTGAAACTCTGATGAGAACACTAGAGCGCGTGAAAAACGCAATCAGTGCTAAATCAGTCGATATTGTTCCGAATGGATTCACAGTGTCTGGCGGTGTCTGCATTGTAGAAACAGAACAAAGTAAGCTCAACTTTGAAGAGATATTTAAATACGCCGACGAAAAGCTTTACGTGGCTAAGACGACGGGTAAAGACCGTCTCGAATTTTAA
- the malZ gene encoding maltodextrin glucosidase, translating to MKPFIFHAQTSDYFHEKDGILTVKLMTDRSDWNRVLLRHEPDNEEYLLDMIKVGAEGRLTEWQVSFPVNSDRDITHYVFKLVDSKGQHWLDARGVHSRVPSREFHFKFNAHHRPPSWVSEQVFYQIFPERFCNGNPSISVKAGEYRLKENTLDVVAKEWGDSVEGHNGTGAAEFFGGDLAGIHNKLDYLQELGITALYLNPIFQSPSNHKYDTTDYYKVDPHFGTNEEFAALSSDIHARDMKIVLDAVFNHTSVEHPWFDRLNTNISSSSSNLNSEKGAYGHSDSPYHDYYFFKPSDSTQYVGWKGISSLPVLNFSNEAVRDHIYQSEESVIKHWLKAPYHIDGWRFDVIHMLGEGEGAYNNAHYVKAFRDSAKAENPEAYILGEHFFEASQWLQGEQEDGSMNYYGFAHPVRALLAKQDIAYEPINIDMFTFSDWLAEARAKVPWLNQLSQLNQLDSHDTARLLTLLNSDEAKQKLALTLLFTYVGTPCLYYGTEVGLEGGQDPDNRRCFPWGAEQTSHWFSFHQALISLRTERRSLQSGAYLELYCDAETLVFARCLGREKTLVVLNLSNKEKSLVLPVWMLGQEQGEVVALLGQIERVLICNGTAEIVIPAMQSMIFDVDNKLD from the coding sequence ATGAAGCCATTTATCTTTCATGCGCAAACCTCCGATTACTTCCACGAAAAAGACGGCATTCTGACCGTTAAATTAATGACTGACCGCAGTGATTGGAATCGGGTTCTGTTGAGGCATGAGCCGGATAACGAAGAGTATCTGCTTGATATGATCAAAGTTGGTGCTGAAGGTCGATTGACGGAGTGGCAAGTCTCTTTTCCAGTTAATTCAGACAGAGACATTACTCATTATGTCTTCAAGTTAGTCGACTCGAAAGGACAGCACTGGCTTGATGCTAGGGGTGTACATAGTCGTGTTCCAAGCCGTGAGTTTCATTTCAAGTTTAATGCCCATCACCGCCCGCCATCTTGGGTCTCGGAGCAGGTCTTCTACCAAATCTTCCCAGAACGCTTTTGCAATGGTAACCCGAGTATCAGTGTTAAAGCCGGGGAATATCGCCTAAAAGAAAACACATTAGATGTCGTTGCTAAAGAGTGGGGTGATTCTGTTGAAGGGCACAATGGAACCGGTGCTGCTGAGTTTTTTGGTGGCGACTTGGCGGGCATTCATAACAAGCTAGACTACTTGCAAGAGCTAGGTATTACCGCTTTGTACCTAAACCCTATCTTCCAATCACCGAGTAATCATAAATATGACACGACCGATTACTATAAGGTCGATCCACACTTTGGCACGAATGAAGAGTTCGCGGCGCTCTCTAGCGACATTCATGCTCGTGACATGAAAATTGTCTTAGATGCCGTATTCAACCATACATCGGTAGAGCACCCTTGGTTTGATAGGCTAAACACCAACATTTCAAGTTCAAGTTCAAATCTCAACTCAGAGAAAGGGGCTTATGGTCATTCTGATTCACCTTATCATGACTACTACTTCTTCAAACCAAGTGATTCGACTCAGTACGTAGGATGGAAAGGGATCTCATCGCTTCCTGTTTTAAATTTCTCTAACGAAGCGGTTCGAGACCATATCTACCAATCCGAAGAGTCAGTGATCAAACATTGGCTGAAAGCGCCTTACCACATAGATGGTTGGCGTTTCGATGTGATCCATATGCTAGGGGAAGGTGAGGGGGCTTATAACAATGCACATTATGTGAAGGCATTCCGTGACTCAGCTAAAGCCGAGAACCCAGAGGCGTATATCTTGGGAGAGCATTTCTTTGAGGCCAGCCAATGGTTACAAGGAGAGCAAGAAGACGGGTCAATGAACTACTATGGTTTTGCTCATCCTGTGCGCGCGTTATTGGCGAAGCAAGATATCGCTTATGAGCCAATCAATATTGATATGTTTACTTTCTCTGATTGGTTAGCAGAAGCAAGAGCTAAGGTGCCATGGTTGAATCAGTTATCGCAACTGAATCAATTGGATAGCCACGATACGGCAAGGCTCTTGACGCTTCTCAATAGCGACGAAGCGAAACAGAAATTAGCTCTGACTTTGTTATTCACTTACGTTGGGACGCCGTGTTTGTACTACGGAACCGAGGTGGGCTTAGAAGGTGGTCAAGACCCGGATAATCGCAGATGTTTTCCGTGGGGAGCAGAGCAAACATCCCATTGGTTCTCATTCCATCAAGCGTTGATAAGTTTGCGAACAGAACGCAGAAGCTTACAAAGTGGTGCTTACTTAGAGTTGTATTGTGATGCTGAAACCTTAGTGTTTGCACGTTGTCTTGGAAGGGAAAAGACCTTAGTTGTACTAAACTTGTCTAACAAAGAAAAGTCGCTAGTTTTACCTGTCTGGATGCTTGGACAAGAGCAAGGTGAAGTAGTCGCTTTGCTTGGTCAAATAGAACGTGTTTTGATCTGTAACGGTACCGCAGAGATTGTTATTCCAGCGATGCAGTCGATGATTTTTGACGTCGACAATAAACTGGATTAA
- a CDS encoding ABC transporter substrate-binding protein, producing the protein MRSVRKVLTAALSGCLLLWASGVAANIAKVSVSQVVDHPDLNATRLGLLEGLRAKGYEPGKNLEFSYEMADGNPAQAAKIARELVSENPHVLVGIATPTSQALVSATRSIPIVFTAVTDPVGARLVKQLEKPGRNVTGLSDLSPITQHVSLIKELLPEANSIGVVYNPAEANAVALVGLLKKATRDFGFTLYTERALTIDDVESKAESVAKKSDVIYALTDNTVASGMEGLINAANQADTPVVAGATSYVGKGAIAGLGLDYYDVGVQTADYVAAILNGQKPGKLNVKTAQSSQLVVNLEAARELGVTLPQSVIDRAVVSR; encoded by the coding sequence ATGAGGTCTGTAAGAAAAGTATTAACGGCTGCGTTAAGCGGTTGCCTGTTACTATGGGCTAGTGGTGTGGCAGCAAATATTGCCAAAGTATCGGTGTCACAAGTTGTAGATCATCCAGATCTAAATGCAACACGCTTAGGGCTTCTTGAAGGTTTAAGAGCTAAAGGTTATGAACCCGGTAAGAACTTAGAGTTTTCTTATGAAATGGCGGATGGGAATCCAGCGCAAGCTGCCAAAATTGCCAGAGAGCTCGTCAGTGAAAATCCTCATGTATTGGTCGGTATCGCAACACCGACCTCACAAGCCTTAGTGTCGGCGACTCGCTCGATTCCTATCGTGTTTACCGCGGTTACGGATCCTGTCGGCGCTAGGCTCGTCAAACAATTAGAAAAGCCGGGGCGTAATGTCACAGGGCTTTCTGACTTATCTCCGATCACTCAGCATGTGTCATTAATCAAAGAGCTGCTTCCTGAAGCTAACTCAATCGGTGTTGTGTACAACCCGGCAGAAGCAAATGCAGTTGCCTTGGTTGGACTGTTAAAGAAAGCGACGCGAGACTTTGGCTTTACTCTTTACACAGAAAGAGCACTCACCATTGACGATGTGGAATCAAAAGCAGAATCAGTGGCAAAGAAATCGGATGTTATCTATGCCTTAACGGACAATACTGTTGCAAGCGGCATGGAAGGTCTTATCAACGCGGCTAACCAAGCTGATACGCCAGTCGTTGCAGGCGCTACATCTTATGTAGGAAAGGGCGCTATTGCAGGTTTAGGTTTAGATTACTATGACGTTGGGGTACAAACTGCGGATTATGTAGCAGCTATTCTCAATGGACAAAAGCCTGGAAAACTGAACGTTAAAACCGCACAAAGCTCACAGCTGGTGGTGAATCTAGAAGCTGCTCGTGAGTTGGGTGTGACATTGCCTCAATCAGTGATCGACCGCGCGGTAGTCAGTCGTTAA
- a CDS encoding DUF412 domain-containing protein — protein sequence MSNRVGLASSLKDGQKYMDLWPVRKELNAIFPEQRIIKATRFGVKVMPAIAAISVLTQMVFNNYQAMPQAVVMALFAISLPLQGMWWLGNRSNTQLPPALVSWYRELHEKITETGFALEPVKPRPRYKELAIILNRAFRQLDKSSMERWF from the coding sequence ATGAGCAATAGAGTTGGTTTAGCTAGCAGTTTAAAAGATGGCCAAAAGTACATGGATCTCTGGCCTGTTCGAAAAGAGTTAAACGCTATTTTCCCTGAGCAACGCATCATTAAGGCGACGCGCTTTGGTGTAAAGGTGATGCCCGCGATAGCTGCTATCAGCGTTCTTACGCAAATGGTCTTTAATAATTATCAAGCGATGCCACAAGCCGTGGTTATGGCTTTGTTTGCTATTAGTTTGCCACTTCAAGGCATGTGGTGGTTAGGTAACCGCTCAAATACACAACTTCCGCCAGCGTTAGTATCGTGGTACCGCGAGCTGCATGAGAAGATCACTGAAACGGGTTTTGCGTTAGAGCCAGTGAAGCCACGCCCTCGTTATAAGGAGTTGGCGATCATTCTGAATCGTGCATTCCGTCAGTTAGACAAATCTTCAATGGAACGTTGGTTCTAA
- a CDS encoding acetate kinase, which produces MSKLVLVLNCGSSSLKFAVVDAETGAEHLTGLAECLGLPEARMKWKLDGKHEAQLGAGAAHVEALSFMVETILASKPELKANLGAIGHRIVHGGEQFTSSALITDEVLKGIQDAATFAPLHNPAHLIGIEAAQQNFPGLKNVAVFDTAFHQTMPSESYLYALPYNLYKEHGIRRYGMHGTSHLFITREVAGLLNKPVEEVNIINCHLGNGASVCAIKNGQSVDTSMGLTPLEGLVMGTRCGDLDPAIIFHLHDALGYSVEEINNMLTKESGLAGLTEVTSDCRFVEDNYGEKEEATRAMDVFCHRLAKYVAGYTATLEGRLDAITFTGGIGENSGPIREMVLNRLGIFGIEVDGEANLKARFGGEGTITTANSRIPAMVISTNEELVIAEDTAKLAGL; this is translated from the coding sequence ATGTCTAAGCTAGTTTTAGTTTTAAACTGTGGTAGTTCTTCTCTTAAATTCGCTGTGGTTGATGCAGAAACAGGTGCTGAGCACCTAACTGGTCTTGCTGAGTGTCTGGGTCTTCCAGAAGCTCGTATGAAGTGGAAACTTGATGGCAAGCACGAAGCACAACTAGGCGCGGGCGCAGCTCACGTAGAAGCACTATCTTTCATGGTAGAAACTATTCTTGCTTCTAAGCCTGAGCTTAAAGCTAACCTTGGCGCTATCGGTCACCGTATCGTACACGGTGGCGAGCAGTTCACTTCTTCTGCACTTATCACTGATGAAGTACTTAAGGGTATTCAAGACGCTGCGACTTTCGCACCTCTTCACAACCCAGCTCACCTTATCGGTATCGAAGCGGCTCAACAGAACTTCCCAGGCCTTAAAAACGTTGCTGTATTTGACACTGCGTTCCACCAAACAATGCCTTCTGAGTCTTACCTATACGCTCTACCGTACAACCTGTACAAAGAGCACGGCATCCGTCGTTACGGCATGCACGGTACTTCTCACCTATTCATCACTCGTGAAGTTGCAGGCCTACTAAACAAGCCAGTTGAAGAAGTTAACATCATCAACTGTCACCTAGGTAACGGCGCTTCTGTATGTGCTATCAAGAACGGTCAATCTGTAGATACTTCTATGGGTCTTACTCCTCTTGAAGGTCTTGTAATGGGTACTCGTTGTGGTGACCTAGATCCTGCGATCATCTTCCACCTACACGACGCTCTTGGTTACTCTGTTGAAGAAATCAACAACATGCTAACTAAAGAGTCTGGTCTTGCTGGTCTAACTGAAGTGACTTCTGACTGTCGTTTCGTTGAAGACAACTACGGTGAGAAAGAAGAAGCAACTCGTGCAATGGACGTGTTCTGTCACCGTCTAGCTAAGTACGTAGCTGGTTACACTGCAACTCTAGAAGGTCGTCTAGACGCAATCACTTTCACTGGCGGCATCGGCGAGAACTCTGGCCCAATCCGTGAAATGGTTCTTAACCGCCTAGGCATCTTCGGCATCGAAGTTGACGGTGAAGCTAACCTTAAAGCTCGTTTCGGCGGCGAAGGTACTATCACTACAGCTAACAGCCGTATCCCAGCAATGGTTATCTCTACTAACGAAGAGCTAGTAATTGCTGAAGACACTGCGAAACTAGCAGGTCTTTAA
- the pta gene encoding phosphate acetyltransferase has protein sequence MSRTIMLIPTSAGVGLTSVSMGVLRAMERKGVSVSFYKPIAQPRSGGDQPDLTSTIISVNSDIKIGEPIAMTKAEALIGSEKMDVLLESVVEQYNKINKDAEVTLIEGLVPTRKHPFANQVNAEIAKTLGAEIVFVATPGTDNPTQLKERIEVACSNFGGTKNKNIKGVIINKLNAPVDEAGRTRPDLSEIFDDADTAQQANLEVMQIFNSSPIRVLGCVPWSIDLIATRAVDMAKHLNAEIINEGEIATRRIKSITFCARSLPHMIEHFKPGSLLVTSADRPDVIVAAALAAKNGVEIGAILLTGGYDIPESIANLCAPAFASGLPIFKAQGNTWQTSLNLQSFNLEVPADDKERIEFVNDHVASHIDGPWIDSLSEGTQGIRRLSPPAFRYQLTEFARKAAKRIVLPEGDEPRTVKAAAICAERGIATCVLLGNPEEIRRVAAQQGVELGAGVEIIDSASVRENYVARLVELRGAKGMTEVVAREKLEDSVFLGTMMLEAGEVDGLVSGAVHTTANTIVPPFQIIKTAPDASIVSSIFFMLLPDQVLVYGDCAINPDPTAEQLAEIAIQSADSAAAFGIDPRVAMISYSTGESGKGADVDKVREATKIAQEKRPDLVIDGPLQYDAAIMENVAASKAPNSPVAGKATVFVFPDLNTGNTTYKAVQRSADLVSIGPMLQGMRKPVNDLSRGALVDDIVYTVALTAIQADQAAQAEEKVIN, from the coding sequence ATGTCACGTACTATTATGCTTATCCCTACAAGCGCTGGTGTTGGTCTTACTAGTGTTAGCATGGGTGTTCTTCGCGCTATGGAGCGTAAGGGCGTAAGTGTTTCTTTCTACAAGCCAATCGCTCAACCTCGCAGCGGTGGTGATCAACCCGATCTAACGTCTACTATTATCAGCGTAAACAGCGACATTAAGATTGGTGAGCCAATCGCAATGACTAAAGCTGAAGCTTTGATCGGTAGCGAAAAAATGGACGTACTTCTTGAGTCTGTTGTTGAGCAATACAACAAGATCAACAAAGACGCAGAAGTAACGCTAATCGAAGGTCTAGTACCTACTCGTAAGCACCCATTTGCTAACCAAGTAAACGCGGAAATCGCGAAGACACTTGGCGCGGAGATCGTATTCGTTGCGACTCCTGGTACTGACAACCCTACGCAACTTAAAGAGCGTATCGAAGTAGCATGTTCTAACTTCGGCGGTACTAAGAACAAAAACATCAAAGGTGTAATCATCAACAAGCTTAACGCTCCTGTTGATGAAGCTGGCCGTACTCGCCCTGACCTATCTGAAATCTTCGACGATGCAGATACAGCTCAGCAAGCGAACCTTGAAGTAATGCAAATCTTCAACTCTAGCCCTATCCGTGTTCTTGGCTGTGTGCCATGGAGCATCGACCTAATCGCAACTCGTGCGGTTGATATGGCTAAGCACCTTAACGCTGAAATCATCAACGAAGGTGAAATCGCAACTCGTCGTATTAAGAGCATCACTTTCTGTGCACGTTCTCTACCACACATGATTGAGCACTTTAAGCCAGGTTCACTGCTAGTAACTTCTGCAGACCGTCCTGACGTTATCGTTGCTGCGGCTCTTGCTGCGAAAAACGGTGTTGAGATTGGCGCAATCCTGCTTACTGGCGGTTACGACATCCCAGAAAGCATTGCTAACCTATGTGCACCAGCATTCGCTTCAGGTCTACCGATCTTCAAAGCGCAAGGTAACACTTGGCAGACGTCTCTAAACCTACAGAGCTTCAACCTAGAAGTTCCTGCAGACGATAAAGAACGTATTGAATTCGTTAACGATCACGTTGCAAGCCACATCGATGGCCCTTGGATTGACTCTCTATCTGAAGGCACTCAAGGCATCCGTCGCCTAAGCCCACCAGCATTCCGTTACCAGCTAACTGAATTCGCTCGTAAAGCGGCTAAGCGCATCGTTCTTCCTGAAGGCGATGAGCCACGTACAGTTAAAGCTGCGGCTATCTGTGCTGAGCGCGGTATCGCGACTTGTGTACTTCTAGGTAACCCAGAAGAAATCCGTCGTGTTGCTGCACAGCAAGGTGTTGAGCTTGGCGCTGGCGTTGAGATCATCGATTCTGCATCAGTTCGTGAAAACTACGTTGCTCGTCTAGTAGAACTTCGTGGCGCTAAAGGTATGACTGAAGTTGTAGCTCGTGAGAAGCTAGAAGATTCAGTATTCCTAGGTACTATGATGCTTGAAGCTGGTGAAGTTGACGGCCTAGTTTCTGGTGCTGTTCACACAACGGCGAACACTATCGTTCCTCCGTTCCAAATCATCAAGACTGCTCCTGATGCTTCTATCGTATCTTCAATCTTCTTCATGCTTCTGCCTGATCAAGTTCTTGTATACGGTGACTGTGCGATCAACCCAGATCCAACAGCTGAACAGCTTGCTGAAATCGCTATCCAATCTGCAGATTCTGCTGCGGCATTCGGTATCGACCCACGCGTTGCTATGATCTCTTACTCTACTGGTGAATCTGGTAAGGGTGCAGACGTAGATAAAGTACGTGAAGCAACTAAGATTGCTCAAGAGAAACGTCCAGATCTAGTGATCGACGGTCCTCTACAGTACGACGCGGCTATCATGGAAAACGTTGCTGCTTCTAAAGCACCAAACTCTCCAGTAGCAGGTAAAGCGACTGTATTCGTATTCCCAGACCTAAACACTGGTAACACGACTTACAAAGCGGTACAGCGTTCAGCTGACCTAGTATCTATCGGTCCAATGCTTCAAGGTATGCGCAAGCCAGTAAATGACTTGTCTCGTGGCGCTCTAGTAGACGATATCGTTTACACAGTAGCTCTAACGGCTATCCAAGCAGACCAAGCAGCTCAAGCTGAAGAAAAAGTAATTAACTAA